A segment of the Oncorhynchus tshawytscha isolate Ot180627B linkage group LG19, Otsh_v2.0, whole genome shotgun sequence genome:
TCAACAATAACACCGCATCACCGGTCACTGCTAGAATGGATACGATTTTGTAAAAGTGATGTAACGGTCCCGTTTGTGCCAATCGAGTTGCAACAGGTATAGTATTTTACTTGTCTACAAGAAGGCAGTCTGAACCATTATAAACAGGAGACAAGGACCACATTTGTTGTAAACAAAAATGATAAACCGTCTGCACAGAAGGGTGAGTTCGAATTTAATCAAGGAGCGATATGAATCTAGGTCGTTAGTAAACTAGATAGCAAACTCCGTTGACTAGTAACGTTAgttagatttattttatttatttatttcatctttatttaaccaggtagacaagttgagaacaagttctcatttacaattgcgacctggccaagataaagcaaagcagttcgacacatacaacaacacagagttacacatggagtaaaacaaacagtcaataataatacagtagaaacaagtctatatacgatgtgaacatatgagataagggaggtaaaggcaaaaaaggccatggtggcaaagtaaatacaatatagcaagtaaaacactggaatggtagatttgcagtggaagaatgtgcaaagtagaaatacaaataatggggtgcaaaggagcaaaataaatacatcaaatcaaataaatacagtagggaaagaggtagttgtttgggctaaattatagatggtctatgtacaggtgcagtaatctgtgagctgctctgacagctggtgcttaaagctagtgagggagataagtgtttccagtttcagagatttttgtagttcattccagtcattggcagcagagaactggaagcagaggtggccaaagaaagaattggttttagggttgaccagagagatatacctgctggagcatgtgctacaggtgggagatgctatgatgaccagcgagctgagataaggggggactttacccaGCAGTGTCTTGTAGATGAGAGTAGAGAGACGTGTGTTTATTAACATTAATTGATGTTAGATTATCCATCAAACTGACTATAGAGATTAACTGCCATTCTAACTCCTGTCATTTGTTTAACTTCTCAGATCTCGTATCATGAAAAAACTTGCATTGGGAACTAAAATATGTTCCCCATGACGGAACCCCCTTCCTGGTGGTCGGGAGGAAAACCTACGCCTGCCACCAGGGCGAGGATAAACATGCGAGTGATAAGAAGAGGGAAGCAGAAATGGTAAGTTGGCTAATGTTTATAAAGATGCACAATAAAGGTGATTATGATTGACTGATATTGGGAGGAGGCGATGTCGGTTAGGAAGGTAGAGTTTGAGAAGGGTATGTGTTAGAAAGGGAAAACAGAAGATAACCACAAGATGCAGGACTCCTTGTTCCCCCAATATCTAAGAAAACAGATGGATACAGAGGTCCTCTTTTATGTTGAGAGAATCATACTTGGTTTCAGTCTTGTAAGTTAAAATAAGTAACTTGTAGCTAAGCCTTGGTCAAATAATCCTTGTCTGAGCATGAATGACCCATATGGGCAGAAGCCTATTTCCTGTTTCTGTCATGTAAGGCAGCTTGAGATACAAGTAGCCTATAcaccctggacaggacgctagttcCCTAATTCATTAATGCTGAGAACCAAACAGAGAGGCATCAGGTCTGAAGGTACTGGACTGATGAACCATCCTTGCTGTCTCTACTTGATTGACTCTCAACTGGGATTCCATACCACTGACTCTATTACATGCGCTGAGTCCCTGGCTTTTTGTACTCAGTTTTTTATTTGCCATGGGGCCATGGTCAGCTTGTCTCAtctggtgtactgtactgtctttatCTGTGGTACCTAAGCATGCTCCCACTAACCCCCTTCTTTTGTCCTTTTCTACATCTAATAACTCCCGGAAGTGTCTGGACTGTGCCTACCTGAAGCCTACCTGGACTGTGGCTGAGGACCCTGGGCATGCCTACCCATAGCCCCTCCCCACACTCCCTAGCATGCTTGTACCTAAGCTAAATACTGAGTATTCcatctcaccctcttcctctcctcttctgtcctctcctcccctaagcCCAGTCCTGGGCACAAACTATTTTATATTGAATTTATATTGAGCATGCTTTTTTGTCCAGGACTAGGTGTAATCTgagtctgggaaaccagcccataCTCTAGACAATGAGATTATTCCAGAATACTATCAAAATAAAGATTGTTTTCTATGATTGTTCTATGGTACATTTAACATTTCCATTCTACAATATGGCCTTTGACAAAGAAAACTCTCTCAAAATcctattgtatttttttaacctttatttaactaggcaagtcagttaagaacaaattcttattttcaatgacagcctagaaacagtgggttaactgcctgttcaggggcagaacgacagatttgtaccttgtcagctcgggggtttgcacttgcaaccttccggttataagtccaacgctcgaaccactaggctacgctgccgccccggtATGGTTTGTCTCAGAACAGGAGGCGGTGGAGAAAAGCACAAAAccaagaggctgagagagaacaaGGTAAAACAAGGTAAGGATAATATATAAAAAATGAACTTCAGTGGgagttaacacacatacacacatctaaatataCATAACACATCCAAACATACAAAACACCACTCTACATATAGCAGATAAAACACATTTAGCACTACACACTAACCAATCAaacaagggttagggttgtatcaACCATTATCATAATACTTACACCTATGCAAAAATCTCCATAAGTGCATAGGGGGTAGTTCTAACATATCCATCCTCACACAATTTGCTACttaacaggagagagaaaggcaagaACATTTAGGGGAGAGGAGTGGTGAGTcaaaagaggggagggaagagaataGGGGTGGATAGGGTACGACTTTTAAAGACTTCCAGTTATTTGTCGTTTTTAAAGGGGGGGGAAATAAAAATGAAACTAAGCAGCCAGTGACTTTATTAGCTTTTTTTTCTATCTCGtggaagcaggtagcctagtggttagagcgttgggccagtaaccgaaaggttgctggattgaatccctgaaatgataaggtaaaaatctgttgttccgcTATAATGCAGTTAACCTACTCTTCCCCGCTAGGTCAATCATtgtaataataatttgttcttaactgacttgcctaattaaattaaAAAGTCACATTGCTAACATTATACTTATTGCTATTCCATTACTTCAGTTCCATTGCTATAGTTTCTGTAGTCTGGTGGCCAGTTagtatatgaaaataaataactcgtagagctgggacaccacgtGGGTGCAATAATTGTGAACAAAAACAGCACTACTCAGAACCTCCATACACGGATCTCTAGCAGTTGTCCTCTTAAGTTCTACGAGGGCAACATTACTAGCTGATAGCAAAATTCATGTTTGTATTTACATCATGTAATGCTCAGTAGAATTATATTTATTGCCCAATTGTAGCTAGCTTTTCCCCAGTGGTTCCGCTAGCCAGCAAGTGCGAATGGAAATCAAGTCCAGTCTGCTGTAGAACTCGACGCTGTGTGAGACGCAGTCTCGTTGTGGTGAACGGGACTATGACATCACTTTTACAAAATTGGTATCCCTTTTAACCCTGACCCAACTCATCCACAGTTTTCCATCAGCTAACTACTGTGTTTGACTGTTATCCAATTGGTCTTATAATTAGACATTTGATATCGGCACCCTATGTCATTTAATATAattaactagctaccaagaaaaACTACCAAGGTTGCTCTTAAACGTTAGCTAAGTCTCTTTTTGCATACCATTTCAAGCTGGCTAGCTAAGTTACATGATTAAATAACGCTAGTAACATGCTGTACAAAACACcagttgttagctagctatataaCGTTAGATTTCGAGGAGGTAAAAACTTATTTGTTCCATTCTTTCATTGCCACATTGATGACAACCTCAGGCATTTATGTTGGTGTTTTtctcaagctagctagctaacttactaCTTTTATACAATCTCTCGTGCTGCTGGTTAGCTAGGTTGTACTATTTCGCAAACGCTGGAATAGGACTTATATTTCATGAACACAGTAACCAGACACTTCtacagatcatcaaggacatcaaccacccgagccactgcctgttcacaccgctaccatccagaaggcgaggtcagtacaggtgcatcaaagctgggacctagagattgaaaaacagcttctatctcaaggccatcagactgataaacatcaatcactaactcagagaggctgctgcctacattgagacccaatcactggacactttaataaatggttcACTAGTCACTCTacacaatgccactttaaataatgccactttaatcatgtctacatatcttacattacttatatcacatgtatatactgtattttataccatctagtgcaccttgcctatgccgctcggccatcgctcttcaatatacttacatgtacatattctcattcaccccttttagatttgtatgtattaggtagttgttggggaattgttagatattactgcactgtcggaactagaagcacaagcatttcgctacacttgcattaacatcagctaaccatgtggatgtgacaaataacattttatttgaattgttAAGTTAAGACTAATGTTATAGTTACAATAGTTAGTATAATATAGATGATTGCTGACTAACATTTGATTCTCTTTCTTAGCTCTGAGAAGAACCAGACTAGAATATTTTTTGCATAGCTAGCTATATCAGACTTGTGGGGATTTTGACCTCCACCAGTGAACACCATGTCCCCAAGGAAGAAGCTTGTCCCTGTCAGTAGAAGAAGAATGGCCAAAGCAGGGGACGACTTCTTCCCTTTCAATCTTCTGCCGGTGGAATGCCAGCTCCCTGTGCTTTCCTTCCTGAGGTTGACAAGTGCAATTCTGCGCTTGTATGCTTCAGTTGGAGTTGCCTTGTGCGATCAGGGAAGCTTTGGAGAGTGGCAGACTTTTCTCACCATGGAGTGCTCAACCTTGGACAGGAAGGACTGCTGGTGTCCAACAGAGAGTTTTGAGCTTTGGAAGGCATGGTTTCACCACTACACCCACCACCTCATATCCTGTGGTGCAAGCCTACTCACCCTAAAAGCCAGCTTTGACCTGGGGGACCAGTGCAACAAGTGGGGGGAGCTTCTCTCTGACCTTCTAAAAAATGTCCACTGCAGGGATCTCCGCCAACTGGAATTGAACTAGACATTCACACTACTGGAGCCACTGAACCTGCGGGTTGGCTCCATTTCCCACCACAACAACATTACCAAGATCACGATGGACCAGTTCACTAAATTTCAGGTACTACTGGGCAAACTGTCCCACAGCTGCCTTCGGATCACCTAGATGCGCCTGCATTTTGACTGGTCTGAGACATCAGTGTCACTCCTCACTCAGTTCCAGCACCTCCGTGTCCTTGAACTCAAGTACTTTTGGGTCTTCAAAGGGAGGAGCCCAAGCACTTTGCAGATCCTGACCAAGTCACTGCCCAACCTTAAGTCCCTGACATTGCATATCTTACATGCTGGAGTCCATGTCTCTAGAGTTCCTGGATGTATCACCTAGTCGTGGTCTAGTCTTCTCCAGTCTTAATCTGCCAGCATTACGGGAGCTAAGGGCCAAAAATATTGCCCGTGGCATTACTTTACGTCAAAACAGGCTTAGGATACAGAGCAGGTGGCGTCTGTACCAGGTACTAAGAGAGGGGACCACCAAGCGACAGGCCCTCAACAATGAGCGACTACTTCCTGATTTGGAGAGGGCAGAGTTCCAGAGAACTATCATCTATCCTCCAGCAGTCCTGTTATTGCCTCCAACACCTGGACAGTTGGCTCTGGTAAACGAAATGCTCAGGCTCCAATCCAATGTTAGCTGGAACATTTTAGCTCATTCCCTCACCATTCCATTGCACAAAATTATTGTGCATTTGATTTTTGATCCTTAtttaaaatccttatttaacctgtcttctccccttccatctacattgattgaagtgcatttaacaagtgacctcaataagggatcatggctttcacctggattcacctgctcATTCTATGTCAAGGAAGgaacaggtgtccttaatgttttgtatactctgtgtattttatttcaccttttatttaaccaggtaggctagttgagaacaagttctcatttgcaactgcgacctggccaagataaagcaaagcagtgtgacacagacaacaacacagacttacacatggagtaaacaataaacaagccaataacacaaacaagtcaatgacacagtagagaaaagaatgtctatatacagtgtgtgcaaaaggcatgaggaggtaggcaataaataggccataggagcgaataattacaatttagcagattaacactggagtgataaatgagcagatgatgatgtgcaagtagagatactgtgtgcaaaagagcagaaaagtaaatcaaataaaaacaatatgggatgaggtaggtagattgggtgggctatttacagatggactatgtacaactgcagtgatcggttagctgctcagatagttgatgtttaaagttggtgagggaaataaaagtctccaacttcagtgattttagcaattcgttccagtcattggcagcagagaactggaaggaaaggcggccaaatgaggtgttggctttggggatgatcagtgagatatacctgctggaacgtgtgctaagggtgggtgttgttatcgtgaccagtgaactgagataaggcggaactttacctagcatagacttatagatgacctggagccagtgggtctgacgacaaatatgtagcgagggccagccgactagagcatacaggtcacagtggtgggtggtataaggtgatttggtaagaAAACGGATGGCaccgtgatagactgcatccagtttgctgagtagagtgttggaagctattttgtagatgacatcgccgaagtcgagga
Coding sequences within it:
- the si:dkey-12e7.1 gene encoding LOW QUALITY PROTEIN: uncharacterized protein si:dkey-12e7.1 (The sequence of the model RefSeq protein was modified relative to this genomic sequence to represent the inferred CDS: inserted 3 bases in 2 codons; deleted 2 bases in 2 codons; substituted 2 bases at 2 genomic stop codons), which codes for MSPRKKLVPVSRRRMAKAGDDFFPFNLLPVECQLPVLSFXEVDKCNSALVCFSWSCLVRSGKLWRVADFSHHGVLNLGQEGLLVSNREFELWKAWFHHYTHHLISCGASLLTLKASFDLGDQCNKWGELLSDLLKNVHCRDLRQLELNXTFTLLEPLNLRVGSISHHNNITKITMDQFTKFQVLLGKLSHSCLRITXMRLHFDWSETSVSLLTQFQHLRVLELKYFWVFKGRSPSTLQILTKSLPNLKSLTLHXSYMLESMSLEFLDVSPSRGLVFSSLNLPALRELRAKNIARGITLRQNRLRIQSRWRLYQVLREGTTKRQALNNERLLPDWRGQSSRELSSILQQSCYCLQHLDSWLW